The genomic interval AACAGGTGATTCGCTAATTTGGTTATGCGAGAACATTAAACCAAAAAATAAGGCCGCAACAAGCGGACCAATAAAGATTAAACGCAAATACTTACTGCCCGATACGTACCTCCATTCGTCAATCAGCGATTTCATCAAGTCTCACCTCCGCCGTCATCCCCGGAAGCAAATCAGCATTTGAATCCACAGCTATTCGGACAAGAAACATACTTAAATCTGCTTGCCCTTTTTCACGTGACATGCGCAGGTTTGCAAATTGAGGAGCCGCTGAAATCGAAGTCACAATACCAGTCACCTGTGCGGGATCATCCAAATACGGAAAATGAATACCAATGCTTTGATCAACCTGAAGCTTCTGGATTTCACTTTCCTGTATGTAGAGATCTGTATAATAGTTGTTTTTTTGCAAAACCGCCATAGGCGCTCCTTGTTTTACTTGATCCCCCGGCTTAACCGGAATCCTGCTGATCAACCCGTCATCTAGTGCAAGCACATCTTCTTCTCCTTCTTCAGCTAATTTAACCTTGAATAACACATCACCCCGTTTTACCCAGTCACCCGCAGCCACACCCACCTCTACAATCGAACCTGGACTTTTCTGATAAAACAGGGTCGTTTGCTCCGCCTCAAGCACACCTTGTTTCCTCATCTCAGCCAGACTGACAGCATCCTTTCCTTTAACAACAAGAAGTGAACCTCCAACGATCAGCGCAATCGCAATCCCAATATAAAAACCAACTTTTATTTTCATTCCTCAATCTCTCCCATTCTCTATTCGCAGTTAAATCTTCTGCTCTTTTTTTATCTTCATCGTTTTTCTAACCGCGTTTTCGGCAGCCTCCATAATTACTTCTCCCAATGTCGGATGGGGATGAATGGTCAAAGCCAAATCCTCCACGGTTGCCCCCA from Paenibacillus sp. FSL K6-3182 carries:
- a CDS encoding HlyD family efflux transporter periplasmic adaptor subunit, with product MKIKVGFYIGIAIALIVGGSLLVVKGKDAVSLAEMRKQGVLEAEQTTLFYQKSPGSIVEVGVAAGDWVKRGDVLFKVKLAEEGEEDVLALDDGLISRIPVKPGDQVKQGAPMAVLQKNNYYTDLYIQESEIQKLQVDQSIGIHFPYLDDPAQVTGIVTSISAAPQFANLRMSREKGQADLSMFLVRIAVDSNADLLPGMTAEVRLDEIAD